Proteins co-encoded in one Bacillus sp. FSL H8-0547 genomic window:
- a CDS encoding dUTP diphosphatase, whose translation MNLTKLFEMQHTLDSKIEKQHGLEKESLIHKKILALYVEVGELANETRCFKFWSLKPPAETDVILEEYVDGVHFILSLGIEIGKTSGIEIQPDTEEKSLTAHFADVFNAIAQFEKNCADEQFIQLFSKYMHLGQALGFSGAQIEDAYMKKNEVNHDRQKQGY comes from the coding sequence GTGAATTTAACAAAATTGTTTGAGATGCAGCATACCCTTGACAGCAAAATAGAAAAACAGCATGGCCTAGAGAAGGAATCCCTTATTCACAAGAAGATTCTTGCCCTGTATGTGGAAGTGGGGGAACTTGCGAATGAAACGAGATGCTTCAAATTCTGGAGCCTGAAACCGCCGGCAGAAACAGATGTCATTCTTGAAGAGTATGTGGACGGCGTCCATTTTATTTTGTCTCTTGGAATTGAGATCGGAAAAACGAGTGGAATCGAGATTCAGCCGGATACGGAAGAAAAGTCGCTCACTGCTCATTTTGCCGATGTTTTTAACGCAATTGCCCAGTTTGAAAAGAACTGTGCGGATGAACAATTTATCCAGCTGTTCAGCAAATATATGCACCTTGGACAGGCCCTTGGATTTTCAGGAGCCCAGATTGAAGATGCCTATATGAAAAAGAATGAAGTCAACCATGACCGCCAGAAACAGGGTTATTAA
- a CDS encoding M42 family metallopeptidase, which translates to MTKLDETLQMLKDLTDAKGIPGNEREPREVMKNYISAYADEVTTDGLGSLIAKKTGKEGGPKIMVAGHLDEVGFMITQIDDKGFLRFQTVGGWWSQVMLAQRVTIVTNKGDVTGVIGSKPPHILPPEARKKTVDIKDMFIDIGASSREEAMEFGVRPGDQAVPYFEFTVMNNEKMLLAKAWDNRIGCAIAIDVLKGLKDADHPNVVYGVGTIQEEVGLRGARTSAHAIQPDIGFGVDVGIAGDTPGISDKEASSKMGEGPQIILYDASMVSHKGLRDFVTGVADEMNIPYQFDAIAGGGTDSGAIHMTANGVPALSITIATRYIHSHAAMLHRDDYENAVKLITEVIKRLDEETVKAITFD; encoded by the coding sequence ATGACAAAATTAGACGAAACACTTCAGATGCTGAAGGACCTGACAGATGCAAAGGGAATTCCAGGAAATGAACGCGAACCGAGAGAGGTTATGAAAAACTACATATCAGCCTATGCCGATGAGGTAACAACAGACGGACTTGGAAGTCTGATTGCTAAAAAGACCGGCAAAGAAGGCGGACCGAAGATTATGGTGGCGGGCCACCTTGATGAAGTAGGCTTTATGATCACGCAAATTGATGATAAAGGGTTTCTCCGCTTCCAGACAGTAGGCGGATGGTGGTCACAGGTGATGCTTGCACAGCGTGTAACCATCGTGACGAATAAAGGGGATGTAACAGGTGTGATCGGCTCTAAGCCGCCGCACATCCTGCCTCCTGAAGCAAGGAAAAAAACGGTGGACATTAAAGATATGTTTATTGATATCGGCGCATCTAGCCGCGAGGAAGCAATGGAATTCGGCGTTCGTCCGGGAGATCAGGCTGTTCCTTATTTTGAATTTACCGTGATGAACAATGAGAAAATGCTTCTTGCCAAAGCGTGGGATAACCGCATCGGCTGTGCCATTGCCATTGACGTTCTAAAAGGACTGAAAGATGCGGATCATCCAAACGTTGTCTACGGGGTAGGGACGATTCAGGAAGAAGTAGGACTCCGCGGAGCGCGCACTTCTGCTCATGCCATCCAGCCGGACATCGGATTTGGAGTGGATGTCGGGATTGCAGGCGATACTCCTGGAATCTCTGACAAAGAAGCTTCAAGCAAAATGGGGGAAGGGCCTCAAATCATTCTTTATGATGCATCAATGGTTTCTCATAAAGGGCTTCGCGACTTCGTTACAGGCGTTGCCGATGAAATGAACATTCCATATCAGTTCGATGCAATCGCAGGCGGAGGAACAGACTCAGGTGCAATCCATATGACAGCAAACGGTGTGCCTGCACTTTCCATCACCATTGCGACAAGATACATCCATTCCCATGCAGCCATGCTTCACCGCGACGATTACGAAAATGCGGTTAAGCTGATTACAGAGGTTATTAAGCGTCTGGATGAAGAAACAGTTAAAGCTATAACTTTTGACTAA
- the sspI gene encoding small acid-soluble spore protein SspI: MDLNLRNAIISNVSGNDQGQLEDTIVDAIQNGEEKMLPGLGVLFEVIWQNSSEDEKNEMLTILEEGLKKK, from the coding sequence ATGGATTTAAATTTACGAAATGCCATTATCTCAAATGTTTCGGGCAATGACCAGGGGCAGCTTGAGGATACGATTGTCGATGCGATCCAAAACGGAGAAGAAAAAATGCTTCCGGGACTTGGCGTTCTGTTTGAAGTGATCTGGCAGAATTCAAGTGAAGATGAAAAGAATGAAATGCTTACGATTCTTGAAGAAGGCTTAAAAAAGAAATAA
- a CDS encoding RNA methyltransferase: MKRIESVQNQKVKQWRKLHTKKERDASGTFLIEGMHLVEEAIKNKSDIKELILSEETAIPKHWDLDNLSIIYVTKEIMKAISETETPQGAAAVCIQKDSGSISTWKKVILIDALQDPGNLGTIIRTADAAGLDGVILGDGTVDPYNSKAVRSSQGSIFHIPVVRKKMDEAISELKQNEVSIYGTSLQNGSDYRKAETSGQFALLIGNEGSGVREEWLSLTDQNLYIPILGKAESLNAGVAAGILMYHLVK, encoded by the coding sequence TTGAAGCGAATTGAATCCGTACAAAATCAAAAAGTCAAACAATGGCGCAAACTTCACACAAAAAAAGAACGTGATGCATCAGGCACATTTTTAATAGAAGGCATGCATCTCGTGGAGGAAGCCATCAAAAATAAATCAGATATAAAAGAACTGATCCTGTCAGAAGAAACAGCCATCCCAAAACACTGGGATCTAGACAATCTGTCCATCATTTACGTAACAAAAGAAATCATGAAAGCCATTTCCGAAACAGAAACTCCCCAGGGTGCTGCGGCCGTTTGCATCCAGAAGGACAGCGGAAGCATAAGCACATGGAAAAAAGTCATTCTGATTGATGCGCTTCAGGATCCGGGGAACCTTGGAACCATTATCCGGACTGCCGATGCAGCAGGTCTTGACGGCGTCATTCTCGGAGATGGGACAGTTGATCCGTATAACTCAAAAGCAGTGCGCTCCTCACAGGGCTCCATTTTCCATATACCGGTTGTAAGAAAAAAAATGGATGAAGCCATTTCAGAACTGAAGCAGAATGAAGTGTCCATTTACGGAACCTCCCTGCAGAACGGATCCGATTACAGAAAAGCAGAAACCTCCGGACAATTTGCCCTGCTTATCGGCAATGAAGGCAGCGGGGTAAGGGAGGAATGGCTGTCCCTTACCGACCAGAACCTGTACATCCCGATCCTTGGAAAAGCTGAATCCTTAAACGCGGGAGTTGCTGCCGGGATCCTGATGTATCACCTTGTGAAATAG
- the pheS gene encoding phenylalanine--tRNA ligase subunit alpha, translated as MQEQLKQLQLEALEKIQAANDLKSLNEIRVSYLGKKGPITEVLRGMGKLSAEERPLMGALANEVRESIATSISAKQEGLEEAAVEEKLAAETIDVTLPGRPVRTGNHHPITSVIEEIEDLFLNMGYSVEEGPEVETDYFNFEALNLPKGHPARDMQDSFYITEETLLRTHTSPVQARTMQKYKGQGPVKIICPGKVYRRDNDDATHSHQFTQIEGLVIDENISMSDLKGTLEAFAKKMFGEEREIRLRPSFFPFTEPSVEVDVSCFVCGGKGCSVCKKTGWIEILGAGMVHPNVLEMAGFDSKKYSGFAFGMGPERIAMLKYGIDDIRHFYTNDMRFLKQFKRA; from the coding sequence ATGCAGGAGCAATTAAAACAGCTTCAGCTTGAAGCGCTTGAAAAAATTCAGGCAGCAAATGATTTAAAGAGCCTGAATGAGATCCGCGTATCATATTTGGGTAAAAAAGGGCCAATTACAGAAGTTCTTCGCGGGATGGGCAAACTTTCTGCAGAAGAGCGCCCGCTAATGGGAGCTTTGGCAAACGAGGTGCGCGAGAGCATTGCCACAAGCATTTCGGCTAAACAGGAAGGACTTGAGGAAGCGGCAGTTGAAGAGAAGCTTGCAGCTGAAACGATCGATGTGACACTTCCGGGACGTCCTGTACGCACGGGCAATCATCATCCGATTACGTCTGTCATTGAGGAAATTGAGGACCTTTTCCTTAACATGGGCTATTCCGTCGAAGAAGGCCCTGAGGTAGAGACGGATTATTTCAACTTTGAAGCGCTGAATCTTCCAAAAGGACACCCGGCTCGTGATATGCAGGATTCTTTCTACATAACGGAAGAAACGCTGCTTCGTACTCATACGTCACCTGTTCAGGCAAGAACGATGCAGAAATACAAAGGTCAGGGACCAGTGAAAATCATTTGTCCGGGCAAAGTATACCGCCGCGATAATGATGATGCGACACATTCACATCAATTCACGCAAATTGAGGGACTTGTCATTGACGAGAACATCAGCATGAGCGATTTGAAAGGAACACTTGAGGCTTTTGCCAAAAAGATGTTCGGCGAAGAGCGCGAAATCCGTCTGCGCCCAAGCTTTTTCCCGTTTACAGAGCCTTCAGTTGAAGTCGATGTTTCATGCTTCGTGTGCGGCGGCAAAGGCTGCAGTGTTTGCAAAAAGACTGGCTGGATTGAAATTCTCGGTGCAGGAATGGTTCATCCGAATGTGCTTGAGATGGCAGGGTTTGATTCAAAGAAATACAGCGGATTTGCTTTTGGCATGGGACCGGAGCGAATTGCCATGCTGAAATACGGCATCGATGACATCCGTCATTTTTACACGAACGACATGCGTTTTCTGAAACAATTTAAAAGAGCATAA
- the pheT gene encoding phenylalanine--tRNA ligase subunit beta: MFVSYKWLQDYVDLSGIPAEELAEKITRSGIEVEGVEVLNEGMSGVVVGHVLEKEQHPNADKLNKCLVDTGGENPVQIICGAANVDKGQKVAVATVGAVLPGNFKIKKAKLRGEESNGMICSLQELGFESKTVAKEYSEGIFVFPNDAEPGKDALAELGRDDQILELGLTPNRSDCLSMLGVAHEVAAILGRSVTYPDLTHDEGSEKASESITVSVEAKEENPLYVAKVIRNVKIAPSPLWLQTRLMAAGIRPYNNVVDITNYVLLEYGQPLHAFDYDRLGSKEILVRMAKDGEEIVTLDGQKRTLTPEHLVITNGTVPVALAGVMGGENSEVHSDTTAVLLESAYFNGQTVRKSSKDHGLRSEASARFEKGVDPNRVRAAAERAAQLMVELAGGEVLSGSAEVNYLEAEPAVVTVHIDKINRVLGMNISGSEMQSIFTRLGFEVQEDNGAFTVTVPTRRGDITIEEDLIEEVARLYGYDNIPSTFPVSASAPGKLTDYQQKRRMARRFLEGAGLHQAITYSLTSEDKASLFALEASDLTRLSMPMSEERSVLRLSLIPHLLETLKYNLARQNDQAALYEMSSVFISNGPGEQPLEKERLSGAVTGLWHLNQWQAEKKQVDFYVVKGILDGLFDRLGLNEHITYQQTKRDGLHPGRTAEILLNGVSAGFIGQVHPKLQKQMDLTETYVFELALQELLQTEAEPLTFSVIPRFPSMTRDIALVVDKDVVAGDLHSAISEAGGKLLKDVSIFDLYEGDKLDENKKSLAFSLRYFDPERTLTDEEVTKAHEKVLRTVEEKFSAVLRG; the protein is encoded by the coding sequence ATGTTTGTTTCCTATAAATGGCTGCAGGATTACGTGGATCTCAGCGGAATCCCGGCAGAAGAACTGGCAGAGAAAATCACCCGAAGCGGAATTGAAGTAGAGGGTGTAGAGGTTTTAAATGAAGGGATGAGCGGTGTAGTCGTCGGGCATGTGCTTGAAAAAGAGCAGCACCCGAATGCAGATAAGCTCAACAAATGTCTGGTCGATACAGGCGGCGAGAACCCTGTTCAAATCATTTGCGGAGCTGCAAATGTCGATAAAGGGCAAAAAGTAGCAGTAGCCACAGTAGGCGCGGTACTTCCGGGTAACTTTAAAATCAAAAAAGCAAAGCTTCGCGGCGAAGAGTCAAACGGAATGATCTGTTCTCTTCAGGAACTGGGCTTTGAATCAAAAACCGTTGCAAAAGAGTATTCGGAAGGCATCTTTGTCTTTCCAAACGATGCTGAGCCTGGAAAAGATGCTCTTGCAGAACTTGGGCGTGATGACCAGATTCTTGAGCTTGGTCTTACCCCTAACCGCTCAGACTGCCTGAGCATGCTTGGCGTCGCGCATGAAGTAGCGGCTATTTTGGGCCGAAGCGTAACGTACCCTGACTTGACGCATGATGAAGGTTCAGAGAAGGCATCTGAGAGCATTACTGTCTCCGTTGAAGCAAAAGAAGAGAATCCGCTGTATGTGGCAAAAGTGATTCGCAATGTGAAGATTGCCCCGTCTCCGCTCTGGCTGCAGACAAGACTGATGGCTGCAGGCATCCGTCCGTACAACAATGTGGTGGATATCACGAACTACGTACTCCTCGAGTACGGACAGCCGCTTCATGCCTTTGACTATGACCGTTTAGGCTCAAAAGAAATTCTTGTCCGCATGGCAAAAGACGGCGAAGAAATCGTGACACTTGATGGACAAAAACGCACGCTTACTCCGGAGCACCTTGTCATTACTAACGGAACTGTGCCGGTTGCACTCGCGGGTGTAATGGGCGGAGAGAATTCGGAAGTTCATTCCGATACAACGGCTGTTCTTCTTGAATCTGCGTACTTCAACGGCCAGACTGTAAGAAAATCGTCCAAAGATCACGGATTAAGAAGTGAAGCAAGTGCGCGCTTTGAAAAAGGCGTCGATCCGAACCGAGTTCGTGCTGCAGCAGAACGCGCTGCCCAGCTGATGGTGGAGCTTGCGGGGGGAGAAGTTCTTTCGGGATCGGCTGAGGTGAATTATCTTGAAGCTGAACCTGCGGTCGTGACCGTTCACATAGATAAAATTAACCGTGTGCTCGGCATGAACATTTCAGGTTCGGAGATGCAGTCCATCTTTACACGTCTTGGATTTGAAGTGCAGGAGGATAACGGGGCCTTCACGGTAACTGTGCCTACAAGACGCGGAGATATTACAATCGAGGAAGACCTGATTGAAGAAGTTGCAAGACTGTACGGCTATGACAACATTCCGTCTACTTTCCCTGTCAGCGCATCCGCACCGGGCAAATTGACGGATTATCAGCAAAAACGCCGGATGGCCCGCCGCTTCTTAGAAGGAGCCGGCTTGCATCAGGCGATCACATACTCGCTGACGAGCGAAGACAAAGCTTCCCTGTTTGCGCTTGAAGCATCTGATCTGACACGCCTGTCCATGCCGATGAGTGAAGAGCGCAGCGTTCTTCGCCTGAGCTTAATCCCTCACTTGCTTGAGACGCTGAAATACAATCTTGCCCGTCAAAATGACCAGGCAGCTCTTTATGAAATGAGCTCTGTGTTCATTTCAAACGGACCAGGTGAACAGCCTCTGGAAAAAGAACGGTTAAGCGGAGCTGTAACAGGGCTGTGGCACCTGAACCAGTGGCAGGCTGAGAAAAAACAGGTCGACTTCTATGTGGTAAAGGGAATTCTTGACGGCCTGTTCGATCGTTTAGGATTAAACGAACACATCACTTATCAGCAGACAAAACGCGACGGACTTCACCCGGGGCGTACGGCAGAAATTCTTCTTAACGGCGTTTCTGCAGGATTTATCGGACAGGTGCATCCGAAGCTTCAAAAGCAAATGGACCTGACTGAGACATATGTGTTTGAACTTGCTCTTCAGGAGCTTCTTCAAACAGAAGCAGAACCACTAACATTCTCTGTTATTCCTCGCTTTCCGTCTATGACGAGGGACATTGCCCTTGTTGTTGATAAAGACGTTGTAGCGGGCGATCTGCATAGCGCTATTTCAGAGGCAGGAGGAAAGCTTCTGAAGGACGTTTCCATTTTTGATTTATACGAAGGCGATAAGCTTGATGAAAATAAAAAATCACTGGCCTTCTCACTGCGCTATTTCGACCCTGAGCGTACGCTTACAGACGAAGAAGTAACAAAAGCGCATGAAAAAGTACTCCGTACGGTCGAGGAAAAATTTTCCGCCGTGCTGAGAGGTTAA
- the rnhC gene encoding ribonuclease HIII, which translates to MSNTVIKIDQQTMLKMKTYYSSGLGSKLPPGAVFTAKANGCSITAYKSGKVLFQGNLAAEEASKWSEPEKKATKKPSQQKTVFSPPPNISSLSIIGSDEVGTGDFFGPITVVAAYVKKEQIPLLQELGVKDSKHLNDTQIISIAKDLLKVIPYSLLILHNEKYNQLQSTGMSQGKMKAILHNQAINKLYDKIAPEEPEGILIDQFAEPSLYFKHLSGKSFKREKTFFSTKAEGIHLAVAAASILARYAFLKEMDRLSEKAGVTLPKGAGAKVDEAAAAIILKKGSPALKELTKFHFANTDKAEKIAAKKRKR; encoded by the coding sequence TTGTCCAATACCGTTATAAAAATTGATCAGCAGACCATGCTGAAAATGAAAACCTATTATTCTTCCGGACTCGGATCAAAGCTTCCTCCGGGTGCCGTTTTTACGGCAAAAGCAAATGGCTGCTCCATCACTGCCTACAAATCAGGGAAAGTTCTTTTCCAGGGAAATCTCGCAGCAGAAGAGGCTTCCAAATGGTCCGAACCCGAGAAAAAGGCTACTAAGAAACCTTCGCAGCAAAAGACCGTTTTCAGTCCGCCGCCAAATATTTCATCTCTTTCGATCATCGGTTCAGATGAAGTAGGCACGGGTGACTTTTTCGGCCCTATTACGGTCGTTGCCGCCTATGTAAAAAAAGAGCAGATCCCGCTCCTTCAAGAGCTTGGAGTAAAGGACTCAAAACATTTGAATGACACTCAGATCATAAGCATTGCGAAGGACCTTCTTAAAGTCATTCCATACTCTCTGCTGATCCTGCACAATGAAAAATACAACCAGCTCCAAAGCACAGGAATGTCCCAGGGAAAAATGAAAGCCATTTTGCATAACCAGGCGATAAACAAACTCTATGACAAAATCGCGCCGGAAGAACCTGAAGGCATATTGATTGATCAATTTGCAGAGCCTTCTCTGTATTTCAAGCATTTATCTGGAAAATCCTTCAAAAGAGAAAAAACATTTTTCAGCACAAAGGCAGAAGGAATCCACCTGGCTGTAGCGGCCGCCTCAATTCTTGCACGCTATGCCTTTTTAAAGGAAATGGACCGCCTGTCAGAAAAAGCAGGAGTTACCCTTCCAAAAGGAGCAGGAGCTAAAGTAGACGAGGCTGCAGCAGCCATCATCCTAAAAAAAGGCAGCCCGGCACTGAAAGAACTGACGAAGTTTCATTTTGCCAATACCGATAAGGCTGAAAAAATCGCCGCAAAAAAAAGAAAAAGATAA
- the zapA gene encoding cell division protein ZapA: MEDFSLDNHSKKKTTVDIYGQQFSIVGTESTSHVRLVASIVDDKMREISSKSPNLDINKLAVLTAVNVVHDYLKLRDEFEKLERQITEKD, encoded by the coding sequence ATGGAGGATTTTTCGTTGGATAACCACTCAAAAAAGAAAACGACAGTTGATATATATGGACAGCAATTTTCAATAGTAGGCACAGAGAGCACAAGCCATGTGCGTCTGGTGGCTTCTATTGTTGATGATAAAATGCGGGAAATCAGCAGTAAAAGTCCTAACCTTGATATAAATAAACTTGCCGTTCTGACGGCGGTCAATGTCGTTCATGACTACCTGAAATTAAGAGATGAATTTGAAAAACTGGAGAGACAAATTACAGAAAAGGATTGA
- a CDS encoding CvpA family protein, translating to MLDIALLIILIMGLLVGLKRGFILQFIHLAGFIIAYIVAYKYFGVLAPKLELWVPYPSFGESSSSISFFTGGNLENAYYRAVAFVILFIGTKIVLQIVGSMLDFVTYFPVLKQLNKWAGAILGFLEVYLILFILLFIGGLLPIPEVQSAMGNSGIAKVIVHHTPYFSDKVQELWIQYAPK from the coding sequence ATGCTTGATATTGCCCTTTTAATTATCTTAATAATGGGTCTGCTCGTCGGACTGAAACGGGGATTCATCCTTCAGTTCATTCACCTTGCAGGATTCATTATCGCCTATATTGTAGCCTATAAATACTTCGGGGTTCTGGCGCCGAAGCTTGAACTGTGGGTGCCATACCCGAGCTTTGGGGAAAGCAGCTCCAGCATTTCGTTCTTTACAGGCGGAAACCTTGAGAATGCCTACTACCGCGCTGTTGCATTTGTCATCTTGTTCATCGGAACAAAGATTGTGCTTCAGATTGTCGGATCTATGCTTGATTTTGTTACATACTTTCCTGTATTAAAGCAGCTGAATAAATGGGCCGGTGCCATTCTTGGTTTTCTAGAAGTCTATTTGATTTTATTCATTCTCCTTTTTATCGGAGGTCTTCTGCCCATTCCTGAAGTACAGTCGGCGATGGGGAATTCGGGAATTGCCAAAGTGATTGTCCATCATACACCATATTTTTCAGATAAAGTTCAGGAACTGTGGATTCAATATGCACCAAAATAA
- the polX gene encoding DNA polymerase/3'-5' exonuclease PolX: MTIHKKDVIKLLELIAVHMELKGENPFKTAAFRKAANALETDDRSLSAIDDFTKIAGIGKGTAAVIKEYMEAGESETLKQLQEEVPQGLIPLLKLPGLGGKKIAKLYKELDVTDAESLKQACEEEKVQALAGFGKKTEEKILDAIKEMGSRPERLPLSFVLPIADEIETYLESCGEILKYSRAGSLRRMRETVKDLDFIIATDHPQFVREQLLKMPNISSVIASGDTKVSVELLYEYEIGVDFRLVTLKEFASTLHHFTGSKDHNVKMRQLAKERGEKISEYGVENTETGEIKTFSTEEEFYAHFDLPHFPPEIREDGTEVEKYRKDTKLISLQDIKGDLHMHSTWSDGAFTISEMAEACRLRGYQYMAITDHSQYLKVANGLTPERLKAQREEIDKLNEQYDDFKILAGVEMDILPDGTLDYSDDVLDGMDFVIASIHSSFSQPQDVIMKRLKTALDHHRVHMIAHPTGRLIGKRSGYEPDVEMLIQLAKETDTVLELNANPNRLDLSAEHIRKAHEAGVKVAINTDAHNLDMLEDMKTGVSTAIKGWVKAENVINTWDLDELQSFLKKEGSR, encoded by the coding sequence TTGACTATACATAAAAAAGATGTCATTAAACTGCTTGAGCTTATTGCCGTTCATATGGAGCTTAAAGGAGAAAATCCGTTTAAAACCGCAGCATTCAGAAAAGCGGCAAACGCCCTGGAAACAGATGATCGCAGTCTTTCTGCGATTGATGATTTTACAAAGATTGCAGGCATCGGAAAAGGGACGGCTGCTGTCATTAAAGAATATATGGAAGCCGGAGAATCAGAAACGCTGAAGCAGCTGCAGGAAGAGGTGCCTCAAGGGCTTATCCCGCTGTTAAAGCTGCCTGGACTCGGCGGAAAGAAAATAGCGAAGCTTTATAAGGAGCTTGACGTAACGGACGCTGAATCTCTTAAACAGGCATGTGAAGAAGAAAAAGTACAGGCGCTGGCAGGCTTCGGCAAAAAGACGGAAGAAAAAATCCTTGATGCCATCAAGGAAATGGGCTCCCGTCCTGAAAGGCTTCCGCTTTCTTTTGTCCTGCCAATCGCAGATGAAATTGAGACATACCTTGAGTCGTGCGGGGAAATTCTGAAATACAGCAGGGCCGGAAGTTTAAGGCGCATGAGAGAAACAGTAAAAGATCTGGACTTTATCATCGCGACAGATCATCCGCAGTTTGTCAGAGAGCAACTCCTGAAGATGCCGAACATTTCTTCCGTCATTGCAAGCGGAGATACGAAGGTATCTGTCGAGCTTTTATATGAATATGAAATTGGCGTCGATTTCCGTTTAGTTACATTGAAGGAATTTGCCTCAACGCTGCATCATTTCACGGGATCAAAAGATCACAATGTGAAAATGCGCCAGCTTGCAAAAGAGCGCGGAGAAAAGATCAGCGAGTACGGGGTTGAAAATACTGAAACAGGTGAAATCAAGACGTTTTCAACGGAAGAAGAGTTTTACGCACACTTTGATTTGCCTCACTTCCCGCCTGAGATCAGGGAAGACGGAACAGAGGTTGAAAAATACCGCAAAGATACAAAGCTGATTTCACTCCAGGATATTAAAGGAGATCTCCATATGCACTCCACATGGAGCGATGGTGCGTTTACCATCAGTGAAATGGCGGAAGCGTGCAGGCTCCGGGGCTATCAATATATGGCCATTACAGACCATTCCCAGTATTTGAAGGTTGCAAACGGCCTGACTCCCGAACGGTTAAAAGCACAGCGGGAGGAAATTGATAAGCTGAATGAGCAGTACGATGATTTTAAGATTCTTGCAGGTGTAGAGATGGATATTCTGCCTGACGGAACGCTTGATTACAGCGACGATGTGCTGGATGGCATGGATTTTGTGATTGCTTCCATCCATTCAAGTTTTTCTCAGCCCCAGGATGTGATTATGAAACGGCTGAAAACGGCGCTGGACCACCACCGTGTCCATATGATTGCACATCCTACCGGGAGACTGATCGGCAAACGCAGCGGATATGAACCTGATGTTGAAATGCTGATTCAGCTTGCAAAAGAGACGGATACGGTTCTTGAGCTGAATGCCAACCCGAACAGACTGGATCTGAGTGCAGAACACATCAGAAAAGCGCATGAGGCCGGAGTCAAGGTTGCCATTAATACGGATGCCCATAACCTGGACATGCTTGAAGATATGAAAACAGGCGTTTCAACAGCCATTAAAGGCTGGGTGAAAGCTGAAAATGTGATAAATACATGGGACCTGGACGAGCTTCAATCCTTTTTAAAAAAAGAAGGAAGCAGATAA